From one Microlunatus sp. Gsoil 973 genomic stretch:
- the gcvT gene encoding glycine cleavage system aminomethyltransferase GcvT, with product MTGSMPEGQKSDLKLSPLNDRHVALGAKFAEFGGWSMPLEYAGGGVVAEHTAVRTGVGIFDVSHLGKATVAGPGAAEFVNRCLTNDLAKIGPGKAQYTLLCTESGGVVDDLIAYLKSAEEVFLIPNAANTARVVDLLAEAAPSGITVSNQHDDFAVLAIQGRNSDEVLQAAGMPVGHGYMSFEEARFEGTGLTVCRTGYTGERGYEVVAPREVAGRVWDAIIEAGRPYAIQPAGLGARDTLRTEMGYPLHGQDITADITPVQARLGWAVGWQKESFFGSEALKAERAAGPRRTLRGLKAVGRGIPRPHMQVVDSNGTVLGEVTSGTFSPTLRTGIALALVDPKLKINDSVMIDIRGRASEFMITKPPFVEPGVKEG from the coding sequence ATGACGGGTTCCATGCCGGAGGGGCAGAAGAGCGATCTGAAGTTGTCGCCGCTGAACGATCGGCACGTTGCGCTGGGTGCCAAATTCGCCGAATTCGGCGGCTGGTCGATGCCGCTGGAGTACGCCGGCGGCGGCGTGGTCGCCGAGCACACAGCGGTCCGGACCGGCGTCGGCATCTTCGACGTCAGCCATCTGGGCAAGGCGACCGTCGCCGGTCCGGGGGCGGCCGAGTTCGTCAACCGCTGCCTGACCAACGACCTGGCGAAGATCGGTCCCGGCAAGGCGCAGTACACCCTGCTCTGCACCGAATCCGGCGGTGTCGTCGACGACCTCATCGCCTACCTGAAGAGTGCTGAGGAGGTCTTCCTGATCCCCAACGCCGCGAACACCGCACGGGTGGTGGACCTGCTGGCGGAGGCCGCGCCATCCGGCATCACGGTCAGCAACCAGCACGACGATTTCGCCGTCCTGGCGATCCAGGGCAGGAACTCCGACGAGGTGCTGCAGGCCGCCGGTATGCCGGTCGGTCACGGATACATGTCCTTCGAGGAGGCTCGGTTCGAAGGGACCGGGTTGACGGTCTGCCGGACCGGCTACACCGGCGAACGGGGCTATGAAGTGGTCGCACCGCGGGAGGTCGCCGGCCGGGTCTGGGACGCGATCATCGAGGCCGGTCGGCCGTACGCCATCCAGCCTGCCGGCCTGGGCGCCCGGGACACACTGCGTACCGAGATGGGCTATCCGTTGCACGGACAGGACATCACTGCCGACATCACCCCGGTCCAGGCCCGGCTCGGCTGGGCCGTCGGCTGGCAGAAGGAGTCCTTCTTCGGTTCGGAGGCATTGAAGGCCGAACGCGCCGCCGGCCCGCGCCGTACCCTGCGCGGTCTGAAGGCCGTCGGCCGGGGCATCCCGCGACCGCACATGCAGGTTGTGGACAGCAACGGCACGGTGCTCGGCGAGGTCACCTCGGGCACCTTCTCACCGACGCTGAGGACCGGGATCGCTCTGGCGCTGGTCGATCCGAAACTCAAGATCAATGACTCGGTGATGATCGACATCCGGGGGCGGGCCAGTGAGTTCATGATCACCAAACCGCCCTTCGTCGAACCCGGCGTCAAGGAAGGGTGA
- a CDS encoding MFS transporter, with product MTGSTYRTISTNIPARLDRLPWSRFHRRVLIGLGTVWILDGLEVTMVGSVAARLTEKDSGLGLSAGQIGIAAAAYIVGACVGALFFGQLTDRFGRKKLFLITLGVYILATVATAFAFAPWYFYLARFFTGSGIGGEYAAINSAIDELIPARLRGRIDLLINGTYWFGAAAGSALVILLLSAVFPTDIGWRLAFGIGAVLGLVILVVRRHVPESPRWLFIHGREEEAERIVTDIESEVSQETGRELDEPGETLEIRQRRSIPFREIARTALSLYPRRAVLGLALFIGQAFIYNGITFNLGTLFSSFFGTSSGTVPLFLVIYAVGNFLGPVLLGRLFDTIGRKPMITIAYLGSAVLTLPLTWIFFKQWGGEAAFIVAVSLTFFLASSGASAAYLTVSEIFPMETRALAIAFFYAVGTGLGGIIGPLMFGSLIGTGERGPVAIGFLISAGVMALGGIAELLFGVKAEQESLEDIAQPLSVEATGSGGSGD from the coding sequence ATGACAGGCAGCACCTACCGGACGATCAGCACCAATATCCCGGCACGTCTGGACAGGCTGCCGTGGTCCCGCTTCCACCGGCGGGTGCTGATCGGCCTGGGTACCGTCTGGATCCTCGACGGTCTCGAGGTCACCATGGTCGGTTCGGTGGCGGCGCGGCTGACCGAGAAGGACAGCGGCCTCGGGCTGAGTGCCGGCCAGATCGGCATCGCCGCTGCCGCGTACATCGTCGGTGCCTGTGTCGGAGCCCTGTTCTTCGGCCAGTTGACCGACCGGTTCGGCCGGAAGAAGCTGTTCTTGATCACGCTCGGCGTCTACATTCTGGCGACGGTCGCGACGGCCTTCGCCTTCGCCCCGTGGTACTTCTACCTGGCACGGTTCTTCACCGGATCGGGCATCGGCGGGGAGTACGCAGCGATCAATTCCGCGATCGACGAACTGATCCCGGCCAGGCTGCGCGGCCGGATCGATCTGCTCATCAACGGCACCTACTGGTTCGGTGCCGCCGCCGGTTCGGCGCTGGTCATCCTGCTGCTCTCCGCGGTGTTCCCGACCGATATCGGCTGGCGGCTGGCCTTCGGCATCGGCGCCGTTCTCGGGCTGGTGATCCTGGTGGTTCGCCGACACGTTCCGGAGAGCCCGCGCTGGCTGTTCATCCACGGCCGCGAGGAGGAGGCGGAACGCATCGTCACCGACATCGAATCGGAGGTGTCGCAGGAGACCGGGCGCGAACTCGACGAGCCGGGAGAGACCCTGGAGATCCGGCAGCGACGCAGCATCCCATTCCGAGAGATCGCCCGTACGGCGCTCAGCCTGTATCCCCGCCGGGCGGTCCTCGGTCTTGCGCTGTTCATCGGGCAGGCCTTCATCTACAACGGGATCACCTTCAATCTCGGCACCCTGTTCAGCAGCTTCTTCGGCACCTCCTCGGGCACCGTCCCCTTGTTCCTGGTGATCTATGCGGTCGGCAACTTCCTGGGTCCGGTCCTGCTCGGCCGACTGTTCGACACCATCGGCCGCAAGCCCATGATCACGATCGCCTACCTGGGATCGGCGGTGCTCACCCTGCCGTTGACCTGGATCTTCTTCAAGCAATGGGGCGGAGAGGCCGCCTTCATCGTTGCTGTCTCGTTGACCTTCTTCCTGGCGTCCTCGGGTGCCAGCGCGGCCTACCTGACGGTCAGCGAGATCTTCCCGATGGAGACCCGGGCACTGGCGATCGCCTTCTTCTATGCGGTCGGTACCGGTCTGGGCGGCATCATCGGGCCGCTGATGTTCGGGTCGCTGATCGGCACTGGCGAGCGTGGCCCGGTCGCGATCGGCTTCCTGATCTCGGCCGGCGTGATGGCCCTGGGCGGGATCGCCGAACTGCTCTTCGGCGTCAAGGCGGAACAGGAGTCGCTGGAGGACATCGCCCAGCCGTTGAGTGTCGAGGCCACCGGCAGCGGGGGATCGGGCGACTGA
- a CDS encoding pyridoxal-phosphate dependent enzyme, giving the protein MGYEIAEQLGWRMPDVIVYPTGGGVGLIGIDKAISELLELGWIRDKLPRLVAVQAEGCAPIVEAYESGAAESVPFPDARTVAFGITVPKALGDFLILDAVRRTDGTAIAVSDADLLTEQRALAASDGAFICPEGAACMAAVKQLRESGWLSASDEVVVLNTGAGLKYPETVQVDVPTLPIDGVIPDRRGHRRT; this is encoded by the coding sequence ATGGGCTACGAGATCGCCGAACAACTCGGCTGGCGGATGCCCGATGTCATCGTCTACCCGACCGGCGGCGGCGTCGGACTGATCGGCATCGACAAGGCGATCAGCGAGCTGCTCGAACTCGGCTGGATCAGGGACAAGCTGCCCCGCCTGGTCGCGGTCCAGGCCGAGGGCTGCGCACCGATCGTCGAGGCGTACGAGTCGGGCGCGGCCGAGAGTGTGCCGTTCCCCGATGCGCGCACCGTTGCGTTCGGCATCACGGTGCCCAAGGCATTGGGCGACTTCCTGATCCTGGACGCCGTACGCCGCACCGACGGCACGGCGATCGCCGTGTCCGACGCCGACCTGCTGACCGAGCAACGAGCACTCGCGGCGTCCGACGGCGCCTTCATCTGCCCCGAGGGCGCGGCCTGCATGGCAGCGGTCAAGCAGTTGCGCGAATCCGGCTGGCTGTCCGCCTCCGACGAGGTTGTGGTGTTGAACACCGGCGCCGGACTGAAGTATCCCGAGACCGTTCAGGTCGACGTGCCGACGCTGCCGATCGATGGCGTCATCCCCGACCGGCGTGGTCACCGGCGGACCTAG
- a CDS encoding NUDIX domain-containing protein yields the protein MPTPQFIIDLREHIGTTTLLLPGVRSVVFDDAHQPSRVLLAKRADNGQWHLPAGIMEPDEQPAPALVREVLEETGVEIAIDRLVSLVTLPTATYPNGDQVQFLSATFRGHYLSGEAHVADDESTDVGWFAIDQLPDGLYEKDRETISFALPVEAPPYFAV from the coding sequence GTGCCGACCCCCCAGTTCATCATTGATCTTCGCGAGCACATCGGAACCACGACGCTGCTGTTGCCGGGCGTCCGCTCGGTGGTCTTCGACGATGCGCACCAGCCGTCCCGGGTGCTGCTGGCCAAGCGCGCGGACAACGGGCAGTGGCATCTGCCGGCCGGGATCATGGAGCCCGACGAGCAACCGGCGCCGGCCCTGGTCCGCGAGGTGCTGGAGGAGACCGGCGTCGAGATCGCCATCGATCGCCTGGTCAGTCTGGTCACCCTGCCGACGGCGACCTACCCCAACGGTGATCAGGTGCAGTTCCTCAGCGCGACGTTCCGCGGTCACTATCTCTCCGGAGAAGCCCATGTCGCCGATGACGAGTCGACCGACGTCGGCTGGTTCGCAATCGATCAGCTGCCGGACGGCCTGTACGAGAAGGACCGCGAGACGATCAGCTTTGCGCTGCCGGTCGAGGCACCGCCGTACTTCGCAGTGTGA
- a CDS encoding MFS transporter — protein sequence MKEVLRSSLWAVRDLRVVLVARTASAAGTAVTSVTALLLIHDSGLGPYGVAGLLACLFVPVILTMGLAGRVADRADSRRVLVMTALLQAACCAAVTVLPRPAVLYPAVGAVALAQAFAQPTWSALVPRIVGEDRIGRAVAWQQGLNAISAPVGSAVGGLLVGLGLARWGFGVDALSYLLLALAAAAVRTRRRVAPSAGQAVSRGWAEGLKSAGRDPIVRPLFATILIFVILVEGINPVEVFLVRDTLGGSPFQYGLSEFFGAAGAVAGAGIAGRVAGVSGRVMAACAGFGAAAVGLVAAAVSPGFWMYALTLVVLSGGFGVGNATFGALLVSRTPDADRGKVYAALGGLANAAKIIALAVGSSSLLFVAPRVSFLAAGVAGALVMAVAGVSLRQPASRAAQTVAVGQRR from the coding sequence GTGAAGGAAGTGCTTCGAAGTTCTCTATGGGCAGTCCGTGACCTGCGCGTTGTGTTGGTGGCCCGCACGGCCAGTGCCGCCGGCACTGCGGTGACCTCGGTGACCGCTCTGCTGCTCATCCACGACAGCGGGCTGGGGCCGTACGGGGTCGCCGGGCTGTTGGCCTGTCTCTTCGTGCCGGTGATCCTGACAATGGGTCTTGCGGGGCGGGTGGCGGATCGCGCGGATTCCCGAAGGGTGCTGGTGATGACCGCCCTGCTCCAGGCGGCCTGTTGTGCGGCTGTCACCGTCCTGCCGCGGCCGGCGGTCCTCTATCCGGCGGTCGGTGCCGTTGCGCTGGCGCAGGCGTTCGCCCAACCGACCTGGTCGGCACTGGTCCCGCGGATCGTCGGCGAGGACCGCATCGGCCGGGCGGTCGCCTGGCAGCAAGGCTTGAACGCCATCTCGGCACCGGTTGGGTCGGCCGTCGGTGGACTACTGGTCGGACTCGGCCTGGCTCGCTGGGGCTTCGGGGTCGATGCCCTGAGCTACCTGCTGCTGGCGTTGGCGGCCGCGGCCGTCCGGACACGCCGACGAGTGGCGCCGTCAGCTGGACAGGCCGTCAGCCGTGGGTGGGCGGAGGGGCTCAAGAGCGCCGGTCGGGATCCGATCGTCCGGCCCTTGTTCGCGACGATCCTGATCTTTGTGATCTTGGTCGAGGGCATCAATCCGGTTGAGGTCTTCCTGGTCCGGGACACCTTGGGTGGATCGCCCTTCCAGTACGGGCTGTCGGAGTTCTTCGGCGCCGCCGGCGCCGTTGCCGGTGCCGGGATCGCCGGACGGGTCGCCGGCGTCAGTGGGCGTGTGATGGCCGCCTGCGCAGGATTCGGCGCGGCGGCTGTCGGGTTGGTGGCTGCTGCTGTGTCGCCGGGCTTCTGGATGTACGCGCTGACGCTGGTTGTGCTGAGCGGCGGTTTCGGCGTAGGCAATGCGACCTTCGGTGCACTGCTGGTCTCTCGGACGCCGGATGCCGATCGGGGCAAGGTGTACGCGGCGCTGGGCGGGCTGGCGAACGCGGCCAAGATCATTGCACTCGCCGTCGGCAGTTCGTCGTTGCTGTTCGTCGCGCCACGCGTCAGCTTCCTCGCCGCCGGCGTCGCCGGTGCCCTGGTGATGGCTGTCGCTGGAGTCAGTCTCCGGCAGCCAGCCAGTCGGGCAGCGCAGACCGTGGCCGTCGGTCAGCGACGCTAG
- a CDS encoding helix-turn-helix transcriptional regulator, with protein sequence MITKRTELAGLEQMRAVNHPARWRVLEELWKGRVLTATAAAELVGLTPSAMSYHLQHLARLGLIERDDSTDGRERPWRAIGDGVSMTTQPDDDLGATMMRNLLASVGRLLTTAPPGPDESRRWPASFTHTRLRLTPDQAKTLHERVQSVIADLEQQPGDDTVGGEPDPRADLEVFWIQGTPAE encoded by the coding sequence GTGATCACCAAGCGAACCGAGCTTGCCGGCCTCGAGCAGATGCGCGCCGTCAACCACCCGGCACGATGGCGCGTCCTGGAGGAGCTGTGGAAGGGGCGGGTGCTCACCGCAACAGCGGCCGCGGAATTGGTCGGCCTGACGCCGTCAGCGATGAGCTATCACCTACAACACCTGGCCCGTCTCGGACTGATCGAGCGAGACGACTCCACCGACGGCCGCGAGCGACCGTGGCGCGCCATCGGCGACGGCGTATCGATGACCACCCAACCCGACGACGATCTGGGCGCGACGATGATGCGCAATCTGCTTGCATCGGTCGGACGCCTGCTCACCACAGCGCCGCCCGGCCCCGACGAGAGCCGCCGGTGGCCCGCCTCCTTCACCCACACCCGGTTGCGACTGACACCGGACCAGGCCAAGACGCTCCATGAACGCGTGCAAAGCGTGATCGCAGACCTCGAGCAGCAGCCCGGCGATGACACAGTCGGCGGTGAGCCCGATCCGCGCGCCGACCTGGAGGTGTTCTGGATCCAGGGCACGCCCGCGGAGTGA
- a CDS encoding PspA/IM30 family protein — MSGIFQRMSMIFRAKADKALDRAEDPRETLDYSYQRQLELLQKVRRGVADVATSRKRVELQANGLNTQIDKLNGQAKKALEVGREDLAREALTRKSGLQQQLGDLQTQHAQLQGEEEKLVRASQRLQAKVDAFRTRKETIKATYSAAEAQTRINEAFTGIGEEMGDVGLAIQRAEDKTAEMQARAGAVDELIASGVLEDQTGQSKDDITLELERLASTSDVESELAAMKAALSGGSASTPAIEGQGVAGQAGQPTAAPTEAPGQQVNGQAQTTQPNTEENR; from the coding sequence ATGAGCGGAATATTCCAGCGGATGTCGATGATCTTCCGCGCCAAGGCGGACAAGGCTTTGGACCGGGCAGAGGATCCTCGCGAGACCCTCGACTACTCCTACCAGCGTCAGCTCGAGCTGTTGCAGAAGGTGCGCCGGGGTGTAGCCGACGTGGCGACCAGCCGCAAGCGGGTGGAGCTGCAGGCGAACGGTCTCAACACCCAGATCGATAAACTCAACGGGCAGGCCAAGAAGGCGCTTGAGGTTGGTCGTGAGGATCTTGCCCGGGAGGCGCTGACCCGCAAGTCCGGGCTGCAGCAGCAACTGGGCGACCTGCAGACCCAGCACGCCCAGCTGCAGGGCGAGGAGGAGAAGCTGGTCCGGGCCTCCCAGCGGCTGCAGGCCAAGGTCGACGCGTTCCGGACCCGCAAGGAGACCATCAAGGCGACCTACTCCGCGGCCGAGGCGCAGACCCGGATCAACGAGGCCTTCACCGGTATCGGCGAGGAAATGGGCGACGTCGGCCTGGCGATCCAGCGGGCCGAGGACAAGACCGCCGAGATGCAGGCGCGGGCCGGCGCGGTGGACGAGCTGATCGCCAGCGGTGTGCTGGAGGACCAGACCGGGCAGAGCAAGGACGACATCACCCTCGAGCTGGAGCGGTTGGCGTCCACCTCCGACGTGGAGAGCGAACTGGCCGCGATGAAGGCGGCCCTGAGCGGCGGATCCGCGTCGACTCCCGCCATCGAGGGACAGGGCGTCGCGGGTCAGGCCGGCCAGCCGACCGCGGCACCGACCGAAGCGCCGGGACAGCAGGTGAACGGACAGGCTCAGACGACGCAGCCGAACACGGAGGAGAACCGATGA
- a CDS encoding LLM class flavin-dependent oxidoreductase, with the protein MRLSVLDLIPVRSGQTTSQALQASIALARTAEEAGYHRYWVAEHHNMPAVASTNPPVLIALLASATDRMRIGSGGVMLPNHAPLVVAEQFSLLESAFPGRIDLGIGRAPGSDPVTNWALRYGGGGTEGIAEEFPTHVANLIRMMSPEGVGLAVQGRTYELHATPNATGVPTIWLLGSSDYSARLAAEQGLPYVFAHHFSGEGTAEMLRLYRENFKPSELLDQPLTFLTVNASVAETAEQAARLALPQLVQMAGLRTGRPLSPQLTVDEAEVDDYLRLQAPLIDRMRQKWVIGDAEQAARKLLDLAAEFDVDEVMINPVAGAYQDTPVDQAPGREKTLRLLAEATSSRPAS; encoded by the coding sequence GTGAGATTGTCTGTCCTCGATCTGATCCCGGTCCGCAGCGGACAAACCACCAGCCAGGCGTTGCAGGCGTCCATCGCCCTCGCCCGCACGGCCGAGGAGGCGGGCTACCACCGATACTGGGTGGCCGAACACCACAACATGCCTGCCGTCGCCTCGACCAACCCGCCGGTGCTGATCGCGTTGTTGGCCTCGGCGACCGATCGGATGCGAATCGGCTCGGGCGGGGTGATGTTGCCCAACCACGCGCCGCTGGTGGTCGCCGAGCAGTTCAGCCTGCTCGAGTCGGCATTCCCCGGACGGATCGACCTCGGCATCGGCCGGGCACCGGGATCGGACCCGGTGACCAACTGGGCGCTGCGCTACGGCGGAGGCGGCACCGAGGGCATCGCCGAGGAGTTCCCGACCCACGTGGCCAACCTGATCCGGATGATGAGCCCCGAAGGTGTCGGTCTGGCTGTGCAGGGCCGGACCTACGAACTTCATGCAACGCCGAACGCGACCGGTGTCCCGACGATCTGGCTGCTCGGCTCCTCCGACTACTCCGCCCGACTGGCCGCCGAACAGGGGTTGCCGTACGTCTTCGCCCACCACTTCTCCGGCGAGGGTACGGCGGAGATGCTCCGGCTGTACCGCGAGAACTTCAAGCCGTCGGAGCTGCTGGACCAGCCGCTCACCTTCCTGACCGTGAACGCCTCTGTTGCCGAGACCGCTGAGCAGGCCGCGCGGTTGGCGCTGCCGCAGTTGGTGCAGATGGCCGGGCTGCGCACCGGACGCCCGCTCAGCCCCCAGTTGACCGTGGATGAGGCAGAGGTCGACGACTATCTGCGGCTGCAGGCGCCGTTGATCGACCGGATGCGCCAGAAGTGGGTGATCGGCGACGCCGAACAGGCGGCCCGGAAACTCCTCGACCTGGCCGCCGAGTTCGACGTCGACGAAGTGATGATCAATCCGGTGGCCGGCGCTTATCAGGACACGCCGGTCGACCAGGCGCCCGGACGGGAGAAGACCCTCCGGCTGCTGGCCGAGGCGACCAGCAGCCGGCCGGCGTCATGA
- a CDS encoding DUF998 domain-containing protein produces the protein MSALLVDPRTDADSSVLAPAPTSSPAGISPVPADRVRAGRCVRLVSLLSAAALVPMIIAHIVGATVVDPLTDPISWYAFVPGGAAMIIAGGGLLALLGVLITIRMYRGRLVSGPLPAVAMAVFSTAMITVGAFPTDPPHAAPTAGAMVHRVAAGVAFAVLPLVGLMISASLTEPRTTLPRRLRRSACLLAGLVGAFLAIHLPLAFAGSGIAAFGFLERAGFVIMIGYLFLLGATIDQESSPQLASPLRRC, from the coding sequence GTGTCCGCATTGCTTGTCGATCCCCGTACCGACGCCGATTCCTCGGTTCTCGCGCCCGCCCCGACCTCCAGCCCCGCTGGGATCAGCCCGGTTCCCGCAGACCGGGTTCGCGCCGGGCGGTGTGTCAGGCTGGTCAGCCTGCTGTCGGCGGCCGCCCTGGTGCCGATGATCATCGCCCATATCGTCGGCGCGACAGTCGTCGATCCGCTGACCGATCCGATCAGCTGGTACGCCTTCGTGCCGGGCGGTGCGGCGATGATCATCGCCGGCGGCGGCCTGCTGGCCCTGCTGGGTGTACTGATCACGATCAGGATGTACCGCGGCCGGCTGGTGTCGGGACCTCTGCCGGCAGTCGCGATGGCGGTCTTCAGTACGGCGATGATCACGGTCGGGGCGTTCCCGACCGATCCACCCCACGCGGCTCCGACGGCCGGCGCGATGGTTCACCGGGTGGCCGCCGGCGTCGCCTTCGCAGTCCTGCCGCTGGTCGGTCTGATGATCTCTGCCTCACTCACCGAGCCCCGGACAACACTGCCCCGACGGTTGCGCCGATCCGCCTGTCTGCTTGCCGGGCTGGTCGGGGCGTTCCTGGCCATCCACCTGCCACTGGCGTTCGCCGGATCAGGGATCGCCGCGTTCGGCTTCCTGGAACGGGCCGGTTTCGTGATCATGATCGGTTACCTGTTCCTGCTCGGCGCGACCATCGACCAGGAAAGCAGTCCGCAGCTCGCTAGTCCGCTGCGACGGTGCTGA
- a CDS encoding DUF3043 domain-containing protein, with translation MAFFRRKNESSTQEEPQPVTIESLNGTRKKGGPTPTRKQAEAARRERLTKPVDKKEAARMQRSERQKALLARDNTPEKALARDYVDSRRHIGEFLLPGMIVILGATLLNSIAPAISLYATVFMYVFILSVLVSSLLLWRGFKKLLAERLPKASSRGLMFYLINRSIQIRRFRMPAPRINRGDSF, from the coding sequence GTGGCATTCTTCCGCCGCAAGAACGAATCCTCCACGCAGGAGGAGCCGCAACCGGTGACCATCGAGTCGCTCAACGGCACCCGCAAGAAGGGTGGACCGACGCCGACGCGCAAGCAGGCCGAGGCGGCGCGCCGGGAGCGTCTCACCAAACCGGTCGACAAGAAGGAAGCCGCACGGATGCAGCGCTCCGAGCGGCAGAAGGCGCTGCTGGCCAGGGACAACACACCCGAAAAGGCGCTGGCTCGCGACTACGTCGACTCCCGCCGGCACATCGGAGAGTTCTTGCTGCCGGGCATGATCGTCATCCTCGGCGCGACGCTGCTGAACAGCATCGCGCCGGCGATCTCGTTGTACGCCACCGTTTTCATGTACGTGTTCATCCTGTCCGTCCTGGTCAGTTCGCTGCTGCTGTGGCGAGGGTTCAAGAAACTGCTTGCAGAACGGTTGCCGAAGGCCAGCTCGCGGGGTCTGATGTTCTATTTGATCAACCGCTCGATCCAGATCCGCCGTTTCCGGATGCCGGCGCCCAGGATCAACCGCGGCGACTCGTTCTGA
- a CDS encoding NAD-dependent epimerase/dehydratase family protein: MSKHVIVGAGPVGVETARALVAGGHQVISVTRTGNRPAVSGVVPVAADASDPTRLTEITAGAHALYNCANPSHYGNWEKVWPPLWSSMLRTAEATGAVLVSASSLYAYGPVDAVMTEQLPDKATEKNGRIRAAMWAEAKQLHDQGRIRAVEVRASDYAGAGVGGNGHLTRNVPAALAGRPVWFMGDPDQPHSWTDVLDVGRALATVAEHPGAYGRVWLAPTNPPRSAREATADVLAEAGRPMVAMRRIPDVFVRAAGLVNADFRQFGVMSYIMKRPYVIDSSAITAAFGLAPTPWGEVCRRTAGLSTVAAD; encoded by the coding sequence ATGAGCAAGCACGTCATCGTCGGAGCCGGTCCGGTCGGCGTCGAAACAGCCCGGGCGCTGGTCGCCGGGGGACACCAGGTGATCAGCGTCACCCGTACCGGAAACCGCCCGGCGGTCTCCGGCGTCGTACCGGTCGCCGCCGATGCCTCGGATCCCACCAGGCTGACCGAGATCACCGCAGGTGCACACGCGCTGTACAACTGCGCCAATCCGAGCCACTACGGCAACTGGGAGAAGGTCTGGCCGCCGCTGTGGTCCAGCATGCTCCGGACCGCCGAGGCGACCGGGGCGGTGCTGGTCAGCGCCTCCAGCCTGTACGCCTACGGTCCGGTCGACGCGGTGATGACCGAGCAGCTGCCGGACAAGGCGACCGAGAAGAACGGCCGGATCCGCGCGGCGATGTGGGCCGAGGCGAAGCAACTCCATGATCAGGGCCGGATCCGCGCGGTCGAAGTGCGGGCATCGGACTATGCCGGTGCCGGTGTGGGCGGCAACGGTCACCTGACCCGCAACGTGCCCGCCGCGCTGGCGGGCAGGCCGGTGTGGTTCATGGGTGACCCGGACCAGCCGCACTCCTGGACCGACGTCCTGGATGTCGGCCGGGCACTGGCCACCGTCGCCGAGCACCCCGGGGCGTACGGCAGGGTCTGGCTGGCCCCGACCAACCCGCCCCGCTCCGCGCGAGAAGCCACCGCCGACGTGCTGGCCGAGGCCGGTAGGCCGATGGTGGCCATGCGGCGGATCCCGGATGTCTTCGTCCGGGCCGCCGGCCTGGTCAACGCCGACTTCCGCCAGTTCGGGGTGATGAGCTACATCATGAAGCGTCCGTACGTGATCGACTCCTCGGCGATCACAGCCGCCTTCGGGCTGGCCCCGACGCCGTGGGGCGAGGTGTGCCGGCGTACGGCCGGGCTCAGCACCGTCGCAGCGGACTAG
- a CDS encoding aldo/keto reductase family protein, whose product MEFRYLGNSGLKISEVSYGNWVTHGSQVEADAAKACVAAALDAGITTFDTADVYANTAAETILGEALDGQRRESLEVFTKVYFPTGPKGHNDTGLSRKHIMESINGSLKRLKTDYVDLYQCHRFDYETPLEETMQAFADIVRQGKALYIGVSEWTADQLRAGHKLATELGFGLISNQPQYSMIYRVIEGEVVPTSQELGISQVVFSPIGQGVLTGKYKPGQPPPEGSRATDPNGGSDFIKRLLQDDLLERIQNLLPIAADEGLSPAQLAVAWVLQNDNVATAITGGSKPEQVKDNAAAAGKKLSDETLKRIDEVLGDAVERDPARTAQTSPKSRLA is encoded by the coding sequence ATGGAGTTTCGTTATCTCGGCAACAGCGGTCTGAAGATCTCCGAGGTCAGCTATGGCAACTGGGTGACCCACGGTTCACAGGTCGAGGCCGACGCCGCGAAGGCGTGTGTGGCCGCCGCGCTCGACGCGGGTATCACCACCTTCGACACCGCCGATGTCTACGCCAACACGGCCGCTGAGACCATTCTCGGTGAGGCGCTCGACGGTCAGCGGCGGGAGAGCCTGGAGGTCTTCACCAAGGTCTACTTCCCGACCGGGCCCAAGGGACACAACGACACCGGCCTGTCCCGCAAGCACATCATGGAGTCGATCAACGGCTCGCTGAAGCGGCTGAAGACCGATTACGTCGATCTCTACCAGTGCCACCGCTTCGACTACGAGACGCCGCTGGAAGAGACCATGCAGGCCTTCGCCGACATCGTCCGGCAGGGCAAGGCTCTCTACATCGGGGTCAGCGAGTGGACCGCCGACCAACTGCGGGCCGGTCACAAGCTGGCGACCGAACTCGGTTTCGGGCTGATCAGCAACCAGCCGCAGTACTCGATGATCTACCGGGTGATCGAGGGTGAGGTCGTACCGACCTCGCAGGAACTCGGCATCAGCCAGGTGGTGTTCTCCCCGATCGGCCAGGGTGTGCTGACCGGCAAGTACAAGCCGGGTCAGCCGCCGCCCGAGGGCTCGCGGGCCACCGATCCCAACGGTGGTTCGGATTTCATCAAGCGGCTGCTGCAGGACGATCTGTTGGAGCGGATCCAGAATCTGCTGCCGATCGCGGCCGACGAAGGGCTGTCCCCGGCGCAGCTGGCCGTCGCCTGGGTGCTGCAGAACGACAATGTGGCCACCGCGATCACCGGTGGTTCGAAGCCCGAACAGGTCAAGGACAACGCCGCTGCCGCGGGCAAGAAGCTGTCCGATGAGACGCTCAAGCGGATCGATGAGGTGTTGGGTGACGCGGTGGAACGCGATCCGGCCCGGACCGCGCAGACATCACCGAAGTCGCGGCTTGCGTGA